Proteins co-encoded in one uncultured Bacteroides sp. genomic window:
- the fucP gene encoding L-fucose:H+ symporter permease, with the protein MNLDKKSNALPLALIFSLFFLWAISSNLLPTMIRQLMKTCELSTFQASFTETAYWLAYFVFPIPIAMFMKKYSYKSGIILGLLLAAFGGLLFFPAAIFKAYWAYLTIFFIIATGMCFLETAANPYVTALGNPATASRRLNLAQSFNGLGAFISAMFLSKLVLSGNHYTRETLPANYTGGWDGYIQVETDAMKLPYLILAGALIIIAVVFVFSHLPKIKEGNSVEGETKTGKLIDFNVLKRSHLRWGVIAQFFYNGGQTAINSLFLVYCCSYAGLSEGKATTFFGLYMLCFLSGRWIGTLLMARFRPQNMLTVYALVNVCLCVVVMCYGGMIGLYAMLAISFFMSIIYPTQFSLALKDLGANTKSGSAFLVMAIVGNACLPQLTAYIMQLNPQIYHVAYAIPLICFLFCAFYGWKGHKVID; encoded by the coding sequence ATGAATCTAGATAAAAAAAGTAACGCGCTGCCTTTAGCTCTAATCTTTAGTTTATTCTTTCTTTGGGCTATCAGTAGTAATCTTTTGCCAACCATGATCAGGCAGTTGATGAAAACATGCGAGTTGAGTACTTTTCAGGCTTCATTTACTGAAACGGCTTACTGGCTTGCTTATTTCGTCTTCCCTATACCTATTGCTATGTTTATGAAGAAATATAGCTATAAGTCGGGTATTATTCTGGGACTTTTGCTTGCTGCTTTTGGCGGATTGCTTTTCTTTCCGGCAGCTATATTCAAAGCTTACTGGGCATACCTCACTATTTTCTTTATCATCGCCACTGGTATGTGTTTTCTGGAAACAGCAGCCAATCCTTACGTAACAGCGTTAGGAAATCCGGCCACAGCTTCAAGAAGACTGAATCTGGCACAATCATTTAATGGTTTAGGAGCGTTCATCTCTGCCATGTTTCTTAGTAAACTGGTGCTGAGCGGCAATCATTATACCCGTGAAACTCTTCCGGCTAATTATACTGGCGGATGGGATGGCTATATTCAGGTTGAAACAGATGCCATGAAGCTTCCTTATTTGATTCTTGCCGGTGCATTGATTATTATTGCTGTTGTTTTCGTCTTCTCTCATTTGCCAAAAATCAAAGAAGGAAACAGCGTGGAAGGTGAAACAAAAACCGGTAAACTGATTGATTTCAACGTATTGAAGCGTTCACATTTACGCTGGGGAGTTATTGCTCAGTTCTTCTACAATGGCGGACAGACTGCTATCAATAGTTTGTTTCTTGTGTATTGCTGTTCTTATGCCGGATTATCTGAAGGAAAGGCAACAACATTCTTTGGCCTGTATATGTTATGTTTCCTTAGCGGACGATGGATCGGTACATTGCTAATGGCCAGATTCCGTCCGCAGAACATGCTTACAGTATATGCTCTTGTCAATGTTTGCCTGTGCGTGGTTGTTATGTGTTACGGAGGAATGATTGGTCTTTATGCAATGTTGGCTATTTCATTCTTTATGTCTATTATTTATCCAACGCAATTCTCACTTGCACTTAAAGATCTTGGTGCAAATACAAAGAGCGGTTCGGCCTTTTTGGTTATGGCAATTGTGGGAAATGCCTGCTTGCCACAGCTTACGGCATACATTATGCAGCTTAACCCACAGATATATCATGTTGCATATGCAATTCCGTTGATCTGTTTCCTTTTCTGTGCCTTCTACGGTTGGAAAGGTCATAAAGTTATTGATTAA
- a CDS encoding zinc-binding alcohol dehydrogenase family protein, giving the protein MKAIQITAPGELKVVEVNKPVVKDDEILIKIKYVGFCGSDLNTFLGKNPMVKLPIIPGHEVGAVIESIGKDVPAGFTVGMSVTVNPYTNCGKCASCRNGRVNACEHNETFGVQRNGAMGEYLALPWSKVIPAADTTPRDCALIEPMSVGFHAVSRAQVTDIDVVMVIGCGMIGMGAIVRASLRGATVIAVDLDDEKLALAKRVGAAYGINSGTENLHERLLEITDGLGPDVVIEAVGSPFTYRCAVDEVAFTGRVVCIGYAKSEVSFQTKYFVQKELDIRGSRNAMPADFRAVAKYLQQGTCPKDELISKIVTPENALSAMEEWAANPGKVFRILVEF; this is encoded by the coding sequence ATGAAAGCGATTCAAATTACAGCCCCCGGAGAACTAAAGGTGGTGGAAGTAAACAAACCAGTTGTCAAAGACGACGAGATCTTGATTAAAATTAAATACGTAGGTTTCTGCGGTTCCGACCTGAATACTTTTTTAGGCAAGAACCCAATGGTAAAACTTCCTATTATACCTGGTCACGAAGTGGGTGCAGTAATAGAAAGTATAGGTAAGGATGTTCCGGCTGGGTTTACTGTTGGAATGAGTGTAACCGTAAATCCTTATACAAACTGCGGTAAGTGTGCATCTTGCCGTAACGGAAGAGTAAATGCCTGCGAGCACAACGAAACATTTGGCGTACAGCGTAACGGAGCAATGGGAGAGTATCTTGCCCTTCCATGGTCGAAAGTAATTCCTGCTGCTGATACCACTCCAAGAGACTGCGCGCTTATTGAACCAATGAGCGTAGGTTTCCACGCAGTGTCACGTGCTCAGGTAACTGACATTGATGTTGTGATGGTTATCGGTTGTGGAATGATTGGCATGGGCGCTATCGTGAGAGCTTCATTACGTGGAGCAACAGTGATTGCTGTTGACCTTGACGATGAAAAGCTTGCGTTGGCAAAGCGTGTAGGTGCGGCTTATGGCATTAACTCAGGAACAGAAAACCTTCACGAACGTCTTCTTGAAATAACTGACGGTCTTGGACCGGATGTAGTGATTGAAGCTGTAGGTAGTCCTTTTACTTACAGATGTGCTGTAGATGAAGTTGCATTTACCGGCCGTGTAGTTTGCATTGGTTACGCTAAGAGTGAGGTTTCTTTCCAGACAAAATACTTTGTTCAAAAAGAACTTGATATTCGTGGCTCACGTAATGCTATGCCTGCCGACTTCCGTGCTGTTGCAAAATACCTGCAACAAGGAACTTGTCCTAAGGACGAACTGATTTCTAAGATTGTAACTCCTGAAAATGCACTGAGTGCAATGGAAGAATGGGCTGCAAACCCTGGAAAAGTATTCAGAATACTTGTGGAATTCTAA